Within the Chromatiales bacterium genome, the region GGTCCTTGATAACACCGCGCGTGGCCGAAAGCGTGGCGACCCGCAGATGTCGTGCGGCCGCCTGGGCATTCAGGAATTCGGTATTGAACACCTGCAGATGCACGGCGCGCGCGACCAGTCCGCCCACCGACAGCATCAGCAATGCAGCGACGAACCACATGCGCCAGATGAAGCTGCGCAGGGCGGGCTTCTGCTGCCTGTCCGTTCCGCTCATCGCCCCGTGACCTCGATGCCGCGCGGATCAGGCATGTGCATCGCCAGCTTGTCGCGGGCCACGGTCTCGACGCGCGGATAGCTCGCCTGGGTGCTCTGTTCGATCTGCAGCCGGCCCCAGTCCATCTCGAGGCGATCGCGCTCCGCGGTCAGCGCCTGCAACTCGACGAACAGCTTGCGCGACTTGTGCTTGGCATAAACCGCAGCCACTGCCGACACCATCACGGCAGCAGCCAGCGTCGCGCAAATCGCCCGGCTGCGATCCGCCGGGGTCACCGGAGCTTCTCCGCCGTGCGCAACACCGCACTCCGTGCCCGCGGGTTCTCTCGCAACTCGGCCTCGCCCGCCGTCACGGCCCGACTCAGTAGTTTCAGCGTGGGCAATGCCGACTCGGGGACAACCGGCACGTCGCGCAACGCCGGATCCACACGCGAGTGGTCACGCAGAAAGCGCTTCACGATGCGGTCCTCGAGCGAATGGAAGCTGATGACACAGAGTCGCCCGCCCACAGCCAGCGCCGCGACTGCGCCACGCAGTCCGGCCTCCAGCTCTTCGAGCTCGCCGTTGATGAAGATGCGGATCGCCTGGAAGCTGCGGGTCGCGGCATGCCGGCCGGGTTCGCTGCGGATGACGCCGGAAATGATTCCGGCCAGCTGTGCGGTGCGCAAGACGGGCTCAACCTCGCGTGCGGCACAGATCGCGCGGGCGATGCGCCGCGAAGCACGCTCTTCGCCATAGCGCCAGAGCACGCTGGCAATATCCGACTCACTGGCGGT harbors:
- the ftsL gene encoding cell division protein FtsL, whose product is MVSAVAAVYAKHKSRKLFVELQALTAERDRLEMDWGRLQIEQSTQASYPRVETVARDKLAMHMPDPRGIEVTGR
- the rsmH gene encoding 16S rRNA (cytosine(1402)-N(4))-methyltransferase RsmH yields the protein MKTRGAGVISHVPVLLDEVLRYLAIRADGLYVDATFGRGGHARAILAQLGPDGRLLALDRDPEAVAAGNALQAADQRFSIRQTGFSQLRAVLEEQGYLGCIHGILLDIGVSSPQLDDPARGFSFRADGPLDMRMDPSSGRSAADWINTASESDIASVLWRYGEERASRRIARAICAAREVEPVLRTAQLAGIISGVIRSEPGRHAATRSFQAIRIFINGELEELEAGLRGAVAALAVGGRLCVISFHSLEDRIVKRFLRDHSRVDPALRDVPVVPESALPTLKLLSRAVTAGEAELRENPRARSAVLRTAEKLR